The sequence GTCTGATTGGCGGCATCGGCAGCATCATTGGCATTTTTAGCCACCTCGACAACCGTTGCCGTCATTTCATTCATCGCAGTAGCCACCATATCCAGCTCATGTCTCTGGCTTTGGACCGAAGCGGCTGTTTCTGAGGTAACCTGTGCCATGCCTAGGGCCGATTTAGCCAGTTGCTTCGAGGTATCAGAAACACTATTGATACTGGATTGAAACTTATCCAACATCAGGTTGAACGCTCTTGAAAGTGCAGCGAATTCATCCTTACTGCTAATTTCTATGCGACGGGTCAGGTCTGAATTCCTCTCTATATCATCGATGGACAGGGTCAAGGTGCGTACAGAATGTAAAATACCTCGCGCAACAAAGAAGAGCAGTAAACCACCAAGCACAAAAGAACATATGGTAATTAAGATCAGTTGCTGTTTCATGTCAGACATCGAGGCTATTGCTGCCTGCTGTATATCCTGCCTTGCATCTTCCTCGGCTTTAACTAGCTGTTTGAAACTAGCTCTAGCCTTGTTAGCAAAAGGACTTGCCCCTTTCCGATATGAACTCCACGCCGCCTGTAATACGTCCGAATTACGGTCAACGGATTTGAGCTGTAACATGCGAGCGCGGCCATCTTCTAAGAATGCTTTTGTCGCTTGTTTAGAATTCGTCATCAACTGATTAAGGCCATTTCTGGCTTCCTTATCGGAGACGATCTTTAGAGATGCTTCAAGATTATCGAAATGGCTATAGATATCTCGAATACGCGTGTCTAACAGAGAGTAATTTTTATCGAAGTCATCCCCAAGCATGATACTCCGTGATAGACGAGAGACATAATTCATGTCTCGACTGATAGATAAGATGTACTTTTGACTGTTCACACCCGCTTGATCATATTCATCAAACTTTTCTGCCACAAAATTAGTATTAACGATGACATCAACCAGTATGGTTACCCCAGCCAAGCCAAAAACTAACATCACAGCCATCAACTTACGTTTGATGCTCCATGAAGATAAAAACT is a genomic window of Shewanella psychrophila containing:
- a CDS encoding methyl-accepting chemotaxis protein encodes the protein MEFLSSWSIKRKLMAVMLVFGLAGVTILVDVIVNTNFVAEKFDEYDQAGVNSQKYILSISRDMNYVSRLSRSIMLGDDFDKNYSLLDTRIRDIYSHFDNLEASLKIVSDKEARNGLNQLMTNSKQATKAFLEDGRARMLQLKSVDRNSDVLQAAWSSYRKGASPFANKARASFKQLVKAEEDARQDIQQAAIASMSDMKQQLILITICSFVLGGLLLFFVARGILHSVRTLTLSIDDIERNSDLTRRIEISSKDEFAALSRAFNLMLDKFQSSINSVSDTSKQLAKSALGMAQVTSETAASVQSQRHELDMVATAMNEMTATVVEVAKNANDAADAANQTDDQSKEGMQVVNNTVDTIVGLAAEIESAAEVIQNLENDSNQIGTILDVIKGIAEQTNLLALNAAIEAARAGEQGRGFAVVADEVRTLASRTQESTEEIQAMIEKLQGGAKTAVSVMSDSRKYADDSVSHAKSAGEALQMITQSIGTITEMNTQIATAAEEQSAVSEEINANIVNINHAAEEAAEGANSTSTESERLAEMAKELQLLVQQFKI